The following proteins come from a genomic window of Bacillus sp. Marseille-P3661:
- a CDS encoding ABC transporter permease has protein sequence MLTKYVAILRMKYVEMFAYQLSTMVWMFGTMVQPLITMMVWISIYPDQGQSFILYFMALIMVERLTSAWDVWEMDRQIREGTFSYQIVRPFHPIHWAIAENIVYKGLFLVVLLPCWLVLSFFMPALQLQLSVDQWLLFLAALLLGAIIRFTFSFMFGILGFWMTKVTALYAMFEMISLFLSGRIAPFSLLPPVVQQISSFSPYRYMIGFPLEILTGDYDRQLLQAGFIGSFIWAVVLIGAISWLWKAGLKKNQAVGG, from the coding sequence ATGCTAACTAAATATGTAGCGATTTTAAGGATGAAATATGTAGAGATGTTTGCATATCAGCTCTCGACGATGGTCTGGATGTTTGGCACGATGGTCCAACCTTTAATTACAATGATGGTCTGGATAAGTATTTATCCAGATCAGGGGCAATCCTTCATTTTGTATTTTATGGCCTTGATTATGGTTGAGCGTCTTACCAGTGCTTGGGATGTATGGGAGATGGATCGTCAAATTCGTGAAGGTACCTTTTCTTATCAAATTGTTCGCCCTTTTCATCCGATTCATTGGGCAATCGCTGAAAATATAGTCTATAAAGGATTGTTTTTAGTTGTACTTTTACCATGCTGGCTTGTCCTTTCTTTCTTTATGCCTGCACTTCAATTGCAATTATCGGTCGACCAATGGCTGCTTTTTCTAGCAGCGCTATTACTTGGGGCAATTATCCGTTTTACATTTAGTTTTATGTTTGGTATTTTAGGTTTTTGGATGACCAAAGTGACCGCGCTTTATGCGATGTTTGAAATGATTTCATTATTTCTATCAGGTAGGATCGCTCCGTTTTCGCTCTTACCGCCAGTTGTCCAACAAATTAGTAGTTTCTCACCTTATCGATATATGATCGGATTTCCTTTAGAAATTCTAACAGGGGACTATGATCGCCAGCTACTGCAGGCTGGATTTATTGGATCTTTCATTTGGGCTGTAGTTCTTATTGGAGCAATAAGTTGGTTATGGAAGGCTGGATTAAAGAAAAATCAAGCGGTGGGTGGCTAA
- a CDS encoding ABC transporter permease, producing MRRYWCIFKEFFRTCLVEELEYRSEFIGNLLSSLFGILVSLLMVQIFFYQTDELGGWAYADVLILLGIYNTLQGLIDFALRPNMPRLLLHIRMGTLDYVLTKPVDSMFFVSLRHLVFWRFIDVMLGIGLVIYGLVQKHYLPSMLDVGFFFISIMAALVIIYSLWMLLMTTAFWVIRMDDLSFLFNSFFETTRFPITMYKGWLRMTLTYILPAAFITFTPASSLIGKWDGPSTIASVIVAIVFFWLARRFWKFALSNYTSASS from the coding sequence ATGAGACGATATTGGTGTATTTTTAAAGAATTTTTTCGAACTTGTTTGGTAGAGGAGCTTGAATATCGCAGCGAATTTATTGGTAATCTCCTTTCGAGTCTATTCGGCATTTTAGTTTCACTTTTGATGGTGCAAATATTCTTTTATCAAACAGACGAATTGGGTGGTTGGGCATATGCAGATGTCTTAATTCTGCTTGGTATTTACAATACCTTGCAAGGGTTGATTGATTTCGCTCTTCGCCCTAATATGCCAAGACTTCTTTTACATATTAGGATGGGGACTTTGGATTATGTTCTAACAAAACCGGTTGATAGTATGTTTTTCGTGAGTCTACGCCATCTCGTTTTCTGGCGGTTTATTGATGTCATGTTAGGGATTGGCTTAGTAATTTATGGTTTGGTGCAAAAGCATTACCTACCATCTATGCTTGATGTGGGATTCTTTTTCATTAGCATTATGGCTGCCTTAGTAATCATTTATTCGTTATGGATGTTGTTAATGACCACCGCCTTTTGGGTTATTCGGATGGATGATTTGTCTTTCTTATTCAACTCCTTTTTCGAAACGACTAGGTTCCCGATCACTATGTATAAAGGGTGGTTGCGTATGACATTAACGTATATTTTACCTGCAGCGTTTATTACATTTACTCCTGCAAGTTCGTTAATTGGGAAGTGGGATGGTCCATCAACCATTGCGTCGGTCATTGTAGCTATTGTTTTCTTTTGGTTGGCTCGCAGGTTCTGGAAGTTTGCACTATCAAATTATACGAGTGCGAGCAGTTAA
- a CDS encoding monooxygenase, with protein MSYVLQVDFKMDGPFGEEMANAFSDLANSINEELGLIWKIWTENKNANEAGGIYLFETKENAENYSAMHTERLKSFGIQDIRAKIFKVNEPLTLINNGPIK; from the coding sequence ATGAGTTATGTATTACAAGTTGATTTTAAAATGGATGGACCTTTTGGAGAAGAAATGGCTAATGCTTTTAGTGACTTGGCAAACAGTATAAATGAAGAATTAGGACTAATTTGGAAAATTTGGACAGAAAATAAGAATGCTAATGAAGCCGGCGGCATTTATCTATTTGAAACAAAAGAAAATGCTGAAAACTATTCAGCTATGCATACTGAACGTTTAAAAAGCTTTGGTATTCAAGACATCCGTGCAAAAATCTTTAAAGTCAATGAACCGTTAACTCTAATTAATAACGGACCAATCAAATAA
- a CDS encoding TetR/AcrR family transcriptional regulator, which produces MSETKTDPRILRTRKLIMDAFIELSSKKEFKDITVKDITSEAMINRATFYYHFQDIYDLLEKVLSEVLLINLEGASYKESELNDESLVSIFIAITDFQGSLSNRCFRGYEDTIARIIRDQLELIFYNMLTKQHLKGDGHALKVTAVMLSWGLYGASVEWRRTSQSMTPKEFIKIAIPYIRYGIDGLSTK; this is translated from the coding sequence ATGAGTGAAACAAAAACGGATCCTCGAATTCTGCGTACTCGTAAATTAATTATGGATGCTTTCATTGAACTTTCGAGTAAAAAGGAGTTCAAGGATATCACTGTTAAGGATATTACAAGCGAGGCCATGATTAATCGCGCGACGTTCTATTATCATTTTCAAGATATTTATGACCTGTTAGAGAAGGTATTATCGGAGGTATTACTCATTAATTTGGAGGGTGCCTCTTATAAAGAAAGTGAATTAAATGATGAAAGCTTGGTTAGCATCTTTATAGCGATAACCGATTTTCAAGGCTCGTTATCGAACCGCTGCTTTCGCGGATACGAGGATACTATTGCCCGTATCATTAGAGATCAGCTGGAATTAATTTTCTACAATATGTTAACCAAGCAGCATTTAAAGGGTGATGGACACGCACTAAAGGTTACGGCAGTCATGTTAAGCTGGGGACTTTACGGCGCTTCAGTTGAATGGAGAAGAACGAGCCAGTCGATGACCCCGAAGGAATTTATTAAAATAGCTATACCTTATATTAGGTATGGAATAGATGGTCTTTCTACTAAATAA
- a CDS encoding cell wall hydrolase — protein sequence MKLRKVLLSTLVTVSTLTAGVSQTSAESNFTVKVNNEIISTPYINQDGKLLVPAVFFRNMDIKVEWDTENQAVLLNNKDTQLSLPSGTNLAYYSSSSNSELSKDVLPTTTTNKLDGTYIPLRYTVEKLGMGVSYQKNTSIVSIDTDGIPDVQTDSKSLYSKEDINWLYLLTEAEAGGESYQGKVAVAASVLNRVKSPDWPNTLKGVIFQVDTYNGKEYYQYSPVLDQRIYNIKPSSETIKAVNAALDGKDPTSGSIVFYNPAKTSNQWVRQQTVVTTIGNHVFAK from the coding sequence TTGAAACTACGAAAAGTACTTTTATCAACGCTTGTGACCGTTTCTACTTTGACTGCCGGTGTAAGTCAAACGAGTGCCGAATCAAACTTTACGGTCAAAGTTAATAACGAAATTATATCTACACCATATATCAATCAAGATGGAAAGTTACTTGTGCCTGCTGTATTTTTCAGAAATATGGATATTAAGGTTGAGTGGGATACAGAGAATCAAGCGGTTCTTTTAAACAACAAGGATACTCAATTATCTCTACCGTCTGGCACAAATTTGGCCTACTATTCATCAAGCTCAAATTCAGAGCTGTCAAAAGATGTTCTTCCTACAACCACAACGAATAAGCTAGACGGAACATATATACCTCTTCGATATACTGTAGAGAAATTAGGTATGGGAGTTTCTTATCAAAAGAATACCTCTATAGTAAGTATTGATACAGATGGTATTCCTGATGTTCAAACAGATTCTAAAAGTCTTTACAGTAAGGAAGACATCAATTGGCTGTATTTATTAACGGAGGCAGAAGCGGGCGGAGAAAGCTATCAAGGTAAGGTGGCTGTTGCAGCGTCTGTTCTTAATAGGGTGAAAAGTCCTGATTGGCCGAATACACTAAAAGGTGTGATTTTCCAGGTAGATACATATAATGGGAAAGAGTATTATCAATACTCTCCTGTTCTGGATCAAAGAATATACAATATAAAGCCGAGTTCTGAAACAATCAAAGCTGTAAATGCCGCACTTGACGGTAAAGATCCAACCAGCGGGTCCATAGTATTTTACAATCCTGCTAAAACGAGCAATCAATGGGTTAGACAACAAACTGTTGTAACTACAATTGGTAATCATGTTTTTGCAAAATAA
- a CDS encoding DnaD domain protein, with product MVNCCQDNETIIINGLLNEVEVFDSCYEKIVYFVLKGYEMSSNTEFFPSIKRIATVCLLSESTVRRSLHKLSQKGLVKIMQRNSVEKGFETITYILSDYNEVKKSQQLSYEKSTEMKSDNQRLANCDDAGGFFNRESRKSMCKGASVSEETEKSSRKSAPVSEETEMSNGNRASVSEEIEMSSRNRTSVSEEIEMSSRKRAPVSEEIEKSSRKSAPVSEETEMTNGNRASVSEEIEESNRKRASVRQLATLTDRHNHSFLETNQVLSDSQTEPPILNKFNNKDIKNKNIKDIRYKEFNYKNNEDLTIKLKGDPSIQSITLYERHYGPIAPYTIKEIKEWITALSKELVNHAIEMTIQRKIKNWNYTKAILKNWYSFDIKTMDDLVAYEKSKQQQKTYQKVKDPLDALEEYKRRCELEESKMEETIDTANSYDYY from the coding sequence GTGGTAAATTGTTGCCAAGATAATGAAACTATTATTATTAACGGATTATTAAACGAAGTAGAGGTTTTTGACTCGTGTTATGAGAAGATTGTTTATTTTGTACTAAAAGGTTATGAAATGAGTAGTAATACTGAATTCTTTCCGAGCATAAAAAGAATTGCAACAGTGTGTTTATTATCCGAAAGTACGGTAAGGCGTTCATTGCATAAATTAAGTCAAAAAGGTTTGGTCAAAATCATGCAGCGAAATAGTGTAGAAAAAGGTTTTGAAACGATTACATATATTCTCTCGGATTATAATGAAGTGAAAAAGAGCCAACAATTAAGTTATGAAAAGTCTACAGAAATGAAATCTGACAATCAGAGATTAGCAAACTGTGATGATGCTGGGGGATTTTTTAACAGGGAAAGTAGAAAGTCTATGTGCAAGGGGGCATCTGTCAGCGAGGAAACAGAAAAGTCTAGTAGGAAGAGTGCACCGGTCAGCGAGGAAACAGAAATGTCTAACGGCAATAGGGCATCTGTCAGTGAGGAAATAGAAATGTCTAGTAGGAATAGGACATCTGTCAGTGAGGAAATAGAAATGTCTAGTAGGAAGAGGGCACCTGTTAGTGAGGAAATAGAAAAGTCTAGTAGGAAGAGTGCACCTGTCAGCGAGGAAACAGAAATGACTAACGGCAATAGGGCATCTGTCAGTGAGGAAATAGAAGAGTCTAATAGGAAGAGGGCATCTGTCCGTCAGCTAGCTACGCTAACTGATCGTCATAATCATTCTTTCCTAGAGACAAATCAGGTACTATCAGACAGCCAAACTGAACCACCTATATTAAATAAATTTAATAATAAAGATATTAAAAACAAAAATATAAAAGATATACGTTATAAAGAATTTAACTATAAAAATAATGAAGATTTAACTATAAAGCTTAAAGGAGATCCTAGTATTCAATCAATCACTTTATACGAACGACATTATGGTCCAATAGCCCCATATACGATTAAAGAAATCAAAGAATGGATTACCGCTCTTTCAAAAGAGTTGGTTAATCATGCTATTGAAATGACCATTCAACGAAAAATTAAAAATTGGAATTATACAAAAGCAATTCTTAAAAACTGGTATTCTTTCGACATAAAAACGATGGATGATTTAGTAGCATATGAAAAAAGTAAACAACAGCAAAAAACTTACCAAAAAGTTAAAGATCCACTTGATGCATTGGAAGAATATAAACGTCGATGTGAATTAGAAGAAAGCAAGATGGAAGAGACTATTGACACGGCGAATAGCTACGATTATTACTAG